The following is a genomic window from Collinsella aerofaciens ATCC 25986.
GCAAGCTGGACAGGGGCATCGCCGCGAGGATATTCGAAGAGCTTGACGAGATAGCGAAGCTCGAAGACCCGAGAGTCAGGGGCAAGTCCCTGACGGGGAACCTGGCGGGCGTGTGGCGCTACAGGGTCGGCGACTATCGGATTCTGTGCGACATCGATGACGGCAGGCTCGTGATTCTCGTGGTTGATGTGGCGCATAGGCGCGAGGTCTACAAGCGCAGGTAAAAAAGAAAAAGC
Proteins encoded in this region:
- a CDS encoding type II toxin-antitoxin system RelE family toxin, with amino-acid sequence MVWRIDFTRNADKAMRKLDRGIAARIFEELDEIAKLEDPRVRGKSLTGNLAGVWRYRVGDYRILCDIDDGRLVILVVDVAHRREVYKRR